ATTTGACAAATCGATCAATGAATCATATAAACCGCGTACCTGCTAGATATAAGAACTTATATATATCAAGGAAAAGCTCAAAATTCACTTTCTAGCTCTCTAGCTTTAGTGATGGGATGCATGTGAAAATTACTTTGATTCAATTTTGTTACCGAAAGTAGATCCAACACATCATATTTTTTTTCTCAAACTTCCGCGTATGTACTATGATTCTCCTGATTCTACGAACGAATCTATAGATTTCATAATCTAGCTAAAATAGATTCGTGCTTTGAATCTAGCTAGCTGGCTAGTTAGGTGTTCATAAGATTTAATCTCCCAAAGGCATTAAGGGAAAAGGTAATCATTTTTTATCACTTAAAACGTACTCGACGAGTTCTATATTCATCGAGTATCTCACCTCCAATTCTCACTAGTATCCATAGTAAACTATTAACGATTAGTAATTAATTAAGGAGGTCAGCTCTTGTTGTCAATGTCATAGAGAGGTTGTTTTCGCATATATGCCCGTGGTTTTGGTATATAGTGCTTGAGGAGGTTGTTTCCGCTTGAGGTTGGTTATAAAAATGTATCGAAACATCTGAATTACGTCAGGTTACTGTTAAACCCTCTCGGTTCTTGTCCACTATTACGTTGGTGTTTAGGTAGGGATGTGAAAGGGAAATTTACGTCCACCACCACCGATATCTCCCATAATTTTTACATCTAGATTTTATTTTATAAAAGGTTTACATTTCCCAAAAAAATATATTAATGATCAGTATTGTGCTTACTACCTATAAATATATAATTTTTACTTTTTCTCCTAATAAAAGGTCGCCTTCAGTATGTGGCGGGGTGATCAAACAATTTATTATTCATTTCATGCGATCGCAATGTACACGCATTGTTATTGAAAAATAGAGAACATAATAGTTTTCTTCCCTTCTTTAATTAACATTATGCACACGTACTTCTTTAACATTATAACAATACCGGTGCAAGAAAGGATATATCATAATTAGACTTTTCAGATTATCAGACATAACTACATATGATATACAGTCTTTTCGAGATTTATTTGAAACAATTTCATCAACATCATGACAACCGGTTGTTAACAAGGACATCCGAGAAATGAAATCCCAACCTAGTAATAAAACGTGATCGAGCAGAGAAAAATCGAAGTTGCTCGACTACAAAAAATGTGTTGGACACGTGTGGGGCCAACAAGGATGCCAACCGTGGTGCGGCAACGGTTGGCGAGTATGGGCGTTGTGGGGCGGAACCAGCTTTACAATCGCGATCCCATGCAGGGAAGGGAGCCACCTTCTTCTTCTTCTTCTTCAGTTCTTCTTCAAAGGGGTCCAGTGGGCTGCGATGTGATCCCCCCAACGAGCCAACTTGCACTTCTCCTCCACGTGAGAACCTCCGGCTACTGTCCTAGTCAGCACCACTAATTGCCACATAGATCAACCTAAAACAGATATTTTTCTTTTTTTTACAAATTAATGTAAATTGGAGGGGATTTGCAAATGGTCCGTGGGCCAATTATATCAGTTTTGGGATAACTTGTCACTATCACATTATCCTAATTCCCTTCTTATGCTTATATGAGATTTTTTTTTTTTTTTTTTTTNNNNNNNNNNNNNNNNNNNNAAAGGATCAATGATATAAGATTGAAATTATTAAGAAAAAAAAATATAAAAAGTAGCAAGCAAATTGCCTAATTTCCTTGATGTGTTAATATGACTGCCATGTCCTCATTTTGGACGTACATCGATCAAAATGTCCTAGTAATAATTACAATGTTAGGTCATTTGATACACATTTTCGATACAAAGGTTTATAACCTGTTGGTGGCTTGGAGATAACTTAATCTATGTATTTAGATTCTCGTAACTGAAATTAACTTAGTGTCAAAAGTTTGCTCATACGCGTCCAACTGAAAATAATGTTTATATATATATATTGAGATATATTCTCTATAATTGTCAATTTTGTAAGTCAAATTCATTAAACTGCATACCTCCAAGGATCATTGAACCATCTTCCTAACAATACTTTTTTCCTACATAGCTATCAATTCTTCAAAAATAAAACAAACACAAAGAATATTAAAAAGCCCTTCATCTTGGTAGTGAAAATTATCCCAAGAAAAGAATAATCTCAATAATAATTGCAAAAAATATGCTTAAGTCTCTGAATATTATAATCCAAAAATAATGTTGTAAGATCTAATAATATAATGTTGGAAAATATTGAGTATTATTAAAAAAAAAAAAGGCAACCCAAAACTTATGATTTGGAGTCTCAGCATCAACTCCACACACTAGTGTCACATGCATCCTTCTTCTATATAAGCACCCTCACCCTTCATCTCCCTCCAAACCAAACCAAACTCAACAGTCATCTATTTCTCCCTAACAAACCTCCTCATCATTTGCAAAACCTCAACATATTCTCTCATCTTCTTCTTCAACAACAACAACAACCACTTCAGACTTGAAAACCCATCACTCATTTCCTTTGATCAACATGGAGAACTTATTTCGCTTAGTGGATCATGAGGATTTCTTTGCTCGCCGTTGCATCATGGTCAACGGGCCGGTCATAGTTGGAGCTGGCCCATCTGGCCTGGCAACGGCGGCTTGCCTGAGGGACCAAGGAGTCCCATTCGAAGTCCTTGAAAGAGCCGACTGCGTAGCCTCACTGTGGCAAAAACGCACCTATGACAGGCTCAAGCTTCATCTACCCAAGGCATTTTGCCAACTCCCTAAGCTTCCATTCCCTGAGGACTTCCCTGAGTACCCAACAAAGAGACAGTTCATCGACTACCTTGAATCATACGCCAAACACTTTGAAATCAACCCAAAGTTCAACTCCTGCGTCCAATCTGCCCGCTACGACGAGACCAGCGGTTTCTGGAGGGTCAACACAGTTTCAACAACCGGGTCGACCCGATCGGAGGTCGAGTACATCTGCAGGTGGCTCATAGTTGCCACCGGCGAAAATGCAGAGTGTGTGGTGCCCGATATCGATGGCTTGTGCGAGTTCGGCGGTGAAGTTGTCCACGCTTCTGAGTACAAGTCTGGCGAGAAGTACAAGGGAAAGAAAGTACTTGTCGTCGGTTGTGGAAATTCCGGCATGGAACTCTCTCTTGACCTCTGCAACCACAATGCCTCGCCTTCCATAGTCGTTAGAAGCTCGGTAAGTACTTGAAGCAATATAGTAACTTTGATCAATGAAACTTAAAATGGTTTGATGGTGGTTTCTAATAAGCTTCTGCTCTCTGTTTCAGGTTCATGTCTTGCCTAGAGAAATCTACGGAAAATCGACATTCGAATTGGCTGTCTTTCTGCTAAAATGGCTACCAGTCTGGTTAGCTGACAAGCTTCTCTTGCTGTTTTCATGGTTGATACTCGGCAGCATTGAGAAATACGGGCTCAACAGGCCTTCCGTTGGACCAATGGAGCTAAAGAACACACAAGGAAAGACCCCTGTTCTTGACATTGGAGCACTAGACAAAATCAAGTCCGGTGGCATCAAAGTAGTCCACGGAATCAAGAGATTCTCATACGGACGCGTTGAACTTGTCGGCGGCGAAGTGCTCGACATTGATGCAGTTGTTTTAGCTACAGGATACCGCAGCAATGTTCCTTCTTGGCTACAGGTGAGATAGAGTTTCAAAAATTAATACTTTTTTTTATTTATTTTTTATGTCAGTTCGCTGTACAAAGTTGCTTGGTAATTTTGGAAGTGCAAAGAGACTGATCTTGAATTTGGTTATTGTTTACAGGAAGGTGATTTTTTCTCCAAGAATGGATTCCCAAAGCAGCCATTCCCACAGGGCTGGAAAGGAAATGCCGGACTCTACGCAGTCGGGTTCACAAGGAGAGGGCTCTCTGGTGCTTCATGTGACGCCGTGAGAATAGCACAAGATATTGGAAATGTCTGGAAATGTGAGACTAAGCAGAACAAGAAGAGAACCACAGCTGGTCACAGACGATGCATTTCCCAGACGTTCTAAACAGTTCAGATCATTAACCATTCATTGACTGACTCAGTGCTTAGTTAACCTCAATTCATGGCGTGAACAAAGTAAAAAAAACAAAAAAAATTACTGTATATCATATACAAAGAAAAGAAACAGACAGATTAGCACCTAAGCCCTCTCCAAAGGCCCAAGTTTTGAACAGTGTTTGGGCATTCTGTAAACTGAGGATGATGAGGCTTTTTCTTCTTTCTTTTTTTGAGTTCCATACTGTTCTTTTGTACTATATTCCAGTAGTGATCAAGTTCAATCACAAAGTTACTTGTTTGTGTCCATTTTTTTGTGTATATAGCTTAAACTTTCTCTGTTTCAATCATTTAGTTTCAAATGTTCATCTGAGAAGTTCATTCCCTACTCTTCATCTGCTTTTCATACCAGCAATAATACATCGGATCTGATAAGAATAAGTACTTAAAGTATATAGTTATGAAGATTAGTGCTGCATTAGCTTAATACACCATCTTTCTCCCAAACTCATTAAAGAAAAAGTCCACTAATCCAACGCTTGAGATTGGCAAGTTGCTGGGAGCATCTATCATCAGATGGGTAGGACCCATTTTGGAGAATGTAATTCAACTCCACCATACCCACTACCTTGATTTCTCTCCCTCCCTCTCAGAGGTCATTTGCCTAATTCCAATATGGCTACACATCACCATTCCCTTTAATATTGTTAAACTTGAGGTTGACCCTATTTATGCTGAAATAAACTATGTTTATAAGCTTCTGTTGCATTGCACATGGTGACATGGATGTATCATATAGCTCAACTTCATGAGCATTACAATTGAAGTCTTCTCTGTAAAGCATGTCTCAGAAGCTTGGATACAGTTCAAGGCTTTTGAGTGATAACTTGTCATGATGCACATAATGTCATTAGTGGAAGTTAAAGCTAACTATGCAGATAACTATGTAGTTAGGATTCGAATCCTCTGAGACGAGCAAGTCATGAAGTTTGTGAAGTTAGGCTTCGCATTCCCCTGATTATATCTGAATCACTGTCATTAGGTTGGTAGGGACTATGACCTAAATGTTGTAAATAAACAATGTCATTGATGTGAGTTAGTTCTTTTCTAGCAAAACCGACCCAAACTCCTTTCATCCACAAGAATTTGGTATGAAATAGGTACCCAACAATCTCATTTTCATGCCTTTTTTAGTTCTTACACATTCCTTGCTTCAAGCATTGTACTGAAGAAAGATATGAACCCCATTAGACTTGACTCAATCAATCTAGAAGAGATACATTCATTCAGTTTCATAAATAGGAACATGTTGGGCTGTCACACCAAACTAATTGCAGAGTTTTTGCAATAAAAGTAAATGATGTGATAGACTTTGACAATGTCATGAAGATGGTACAATCATTTTTCTTCAGCAGCTTCTTTGACTGCCAGAAATCCTACCAAAAAATATGTCAATGGAACTTGAGAAGACAACAGTTCAGACTCCCAATGTGTTACTGTTATGAAACAGTTGAAGTTCTAGCATTGGCATTAGGTGTTATGTGAATTTAGGTATGCCTGTTAATTAAATGACATGCATAATATGCAATATGAAGTATTTGAAAATCGCAGAAGCTTATCCATTGAGTACACAATATAGACTGGAACTTTGTTCTTCACCTCACAAAATAGACTAGAAAACATCCCACATGAGTACCCCATGCTGCATGCTCATTAAATTTTCCAAAAGAGTTTTCAACTTAGTGATGCTCTTTTCACTACCACAAACTCAAATCAGCAACTGGGTTTTCTTTGAAACCAGATTGAGAATTCAAAACAGTATCAATTTTTTTTGTTTGTCTTTTCCTGTGTGTATTTTCCAACCTCTTGTTCTACGAAGAGACGGACACTCCCTCAGAAACATTAAAAATAACACATGGGAGGGTCAGGTTTTTCATTGCCACTATCTCCATCTGAAAAGGGCCCAATTTCTTCTGCTTACAGAAACCATTGTAATATGTAACTAAGAACTTGCTGCTCTCACATGTTGTGTCTACTGCACTGGGTTTGGTGGCCCTGAAGATCGTTTGCAGGATCTAATTCTTAAAGTAAAACATGCATACATCAAGGGGCATGCAACAGTTGATTTGGAGTAGGAGTAGAATCTTTGCTGAAAACTCTATAATGCAATGAAATGTCATTTAAGATGAAGAATGTGAAACAGACGGTTCTTTTGATCCCACCGAGAATAAGCAAATCAGGGTTTTGTCCAGGACCTACTTAACTAACTATTTTTGAACTCTCTGAATTACTATTGCTTCTCTAACTTTAGCTGCCATGTACTGGTTTAGTACTTATTTAAGTGCAGTTGTGTTATGCACATTTTGATTGTAAACATGCTGTCACTCCCTACTGCATATATGATTCATTCTTCTCATGATTTCTTTTCTACAATCATAAGAAACATTTAATTCTATAAAATCCCACACTAATCTCACTAATATATTCTGCTTACTTACCATCAGTTACCTTCCAGCCTCACCCATAGACTCATTTGACTATATCCAGATTGTGGTTAGTCATGGTGGTTCCTTAGTTTCCAGGACACTGATTTTGACTAGACCTCTATAAGAGTTCAGACTCAATTATACAACAAACATGCTTATGAGTTATGAGCATGTTAGACATATAGACAAACTGAAACCTTTAAACCCAGGGTGCAACCTCTAACTTAGCACCATGAGCGAAGCCCATCCTTTTCTCCTTTCTTGTAGTGCAAGGTGGGTCATATTAATTCACACTAGTGTTTACACTGAAGAAGCATCTATTGGACTCTATGATCATGCAGCTACAGGTCATCTTCTGTGGAAATTACAGGTCTTGCTGGATAGGTGAGTGTCGATCAGACTGTCAGAGAGAATGAATAACTGAGTTCTCACCTATTTCTCAATCCTTCACTTTGAAATTCAGCACCAAACAAAAATGAATACCTGATCAGCACAGTACTATAACCCTTAAAATTCAATACTAAAAGAGTAGAATGTATCTACTGGGAAATAGGCACATTGTATTGTGAAAGCAGAATTTGTTTGAAGATTCTACACTTACGAAGACCTTAGATTTTTTATGAAATCATAGGCATGAAGTCTTCCCTGACATGTATAGTGACAGAATTCATAAATAGGTTCTCACTATTTTGTAATCTTGACTTTAGTTTAATAGGTCAATCTATGTCTGAGGAAGCTGCAGATGTTGAAAATAGGTACATTATTTGTGTTGTGAAAGCAGAAGCAACAGTATATGAATAAAAGGGTTTGAAGAAACTACAAATACTCGGAAGTACTATGAATCCTTCAAGTTCATAATAGACAGTTACAAGAACATGCAGTAATAATTCTGCATGATTCTTTCTTCTCATGATCTCATTAAACTTTGAAAGCTGTCTAATTTTGTTTATCTTTTCGTATAAATTAAACTCTGGTTTAATGACAGATTAGGATTTAAACTCAAACTTTGGATGTATGTACAGACTGGTGAATTTCTTAACAACTAGTTACTAGCATCGACAAGAAGCTAATGCTTAATATTATCAATGGTGACTACTCCTAGTTTCCGGCCAGGACCTTGATTGAGACTATACAGCTAGCTAACTTGTCAGAGACTCAGACTCATCTATTCTTCTTAGAGAGACCAGAGTCCAACAATGAAACATATTGTAATGTGTGTTGAACGATGGAAGTAAAACAACACGTACATAATTGGTTATGAGTTATTAACATGCTGGATAGACAAACTCAAGGGACTTCAAATGAGGATGCAACCTCTAACTAGGCACCTTGAGATGGCAGGCCATCCTTTTGTTGTCCAAGATGGGACAAAAAACTGCCATATCTAGTTATCGACAATTCATGCAACTCAGATATACCATGAGTAAGATAGTTCATAGTTGTGTGGACCATACATGAAGAGCTACTGTAAGTCCATTGCAACCCTAAACATCCAAGGCTCCAACCAGTCAGCTACATAGGTCTATGTCTATGATCATGCAATGATGCAACAAGCATGCTTGATATAGTGACAGAATTCAGTCAGCATCATGACTGGTGTCTTGAGATTTTGACAACTGAAAGCATTCAGCTTATTACTATGCTTAACAGTCTTAACTGAACGAGTAAGTTTTTCAACATGGCCTTATAACAGCAACAAATTCCCCAGCAACACGGGGGCACTAATTCTAGTCTGTAGCCCTATGCATCATCCTGCTGTAAAGCCAAGAAATGTAATAATAACCCTGATGGATCTTCCTTCTTTGAAAGACCAGAGTTTAGGGTTTATGCCCGACGTACTGCACCATATATTCGAATGGTTAATCAGTGTGGTCAATATAAGCATGCATATGCCTTTGTTAGTACTCTAAAGTTACTCATTCAGCCAATCATTATTGAAATCTGAAATTTGAGCCTTCTATGTTTGCTAAAAAGAATATTTACCTTGTATTGAGTGTCAATTCTATTGCAGAACATGTAGTAGACTAGCAGCCCCTTCTAATGGAACACAAAATACAATGAACACGTTCAAACCTTTAAGTGTACTAGAAGAACATTTCTTCTAGTTCTAGCTATATCCTGGTGTATTATGCTGACATTGAATTGATACGACATATAAACGCATACTCACGTTTAACATCAGAACAAAACAATAGATTACTTTCTTTTTCTTTGATCCATTTGCTTTGCATCCATTTAAATGTTCAGATGTTTTATTGCAGATATGCTGAATCTTGATGAATCTTCAAAGAAACAATCACATGCAGAAATACTGAATTCTGAACTACAAAGTACTGTGGATATTGAGAACCAAGGAGAAGCATATAGCCAATATGACATACATGTGAATGATGCAGGACTATTAGATACCATAAATAAGGATGTAGTTCCATCTTCCAATTCCTGGAAATAATGGAAAAGCCATTGATATGTATACCAATGCATATGAAAGAAATGTCTCTTTTTCCTAC
The window above is part of the Fragaria vesca subsp. vesca linkage group LG2, FraVesHawaii_1.0, whole genome shotgun sequence genome. Proteins encoded here:
- the LOC101308331 gene encoding flavin-containing monooxygenase YUCCA8-like; this translates as MENLFRLVDHEDFFARRCIMVNGPVIVGAGPSGLATAACLRDQGVPFEVLERADCVASLWQKRTYDRLKLHLPKAFCQLPKLPFPEDFPEYPTKRQFIDYLESYAKHFEINPKFNSCVQSARYDETSGFWRVNTVSTTGSTRSEVEYICRWLIVATGENAECVVPDIDGLCEFGGEVVHASEYKSGEKYKGKKVLVVGCGNSGMELSLDLCNHNASPSIVVRSSVHVLPREIYGKSTFELAVFLLKWLPVWLADKLLLLFSWLILGSIEKYGLNRPSVGPMELKNTQGKTPVLDIGALDKIKSGGIKVVHGIKRFSYGRVELVGGEVLDIDAVVLATGYRSNVPSWLQEGDFFSKNGFPKQPFPQGWKGNAGLYAVGFTRRGLSGASCDAVRIAQDIGNVWKCETKQNKKRTTAGHRRCISQTF